One Setaria italica strain Yugu1 chromosome II, Setaria_italica_v2.0, whole genome shotgun sequence DNA segment encodes these proteins:
- the LOC101777381 gene encoding equilibrative nucleotide transporter 3, producing the protein MAYEKEDPALAANQGKYWGIFICWLLGNGCLFGFNSMLTIEDYYMYLFPKYHPTRVITLTYQPFVLATTAIFTYHEAKVNTRLRNLAGYTLFFLSSFAAIIMDVATSGRGGIAPFLGICIIAAVFGIADGHVQGGMTGDLSLMCPEFIQSFFAGLAASGAITSALRFVTKAAFENSRDGLRRGVMLFSSISCFFELLCVLLYAFIFPKLPIVKYYRSKAASEGSLTVSADLAAGGIQNRPNPKSEEDPACVERLSTKQLLLQNIDYALDMFLIYILTLSIFPGFLAEDTGSHSLGSWYALVLIASYNVWDLIGRYVPLIEQIKLRSRKGLLVAVVSRLLLIPAFYYTAKYGDQGWMIMLTSLLGLSNGYLTVCILTEAPKGYKGPEQNALGNLLVLCLLGGIFCGAVLDWVWLIGKGW; encoded by the exons ATGGCATACGAGAAAGAAGACCCTGCGCTTGCTGCAAATCAG GGAAAATATTGGGGGATTTTCATATGCTGGCTTCTGGGAAATGGATGCCTCTTTGGGTTCAACAGCATGCTTACTATTGAAGATTACTACATGTACCTTTTCCCG AAGTACCACCCCACTAGAGTTATTACACTGACATATCaaccattcgtccttgccaCAACTGCCATATTCacatatcatgaggcaaaggtcAACACTAGGTTGCGCAATTTGGCGGGGTACACTCTGTTCTTCTTGAGCTCATTTGCAGCAATCATT ATGGATGTTGCAACTTCAGGAAGAGGTGGAATTGCACCTTTTCTTGGCATATGTATCATTGCTGCTGTTTTTGGGATCGCTGATGGTCATGTTCAAGGTGGGATGACAGGTGATCTCTCTCTGATGTGCCCAGAGTTTATCCAG TCCTTCTTTGCTGGACTAGCTGCATCAGGAGCGATAACCTCTGCATTGAGGTTTGTAACAAAAGCAGCTTTCGAGAATTCCCGAGATGGACTTCGCAGAGGAGTTA TGCTCTTCTCCTCAATATCATGCTTCTTTGAGCTGCTGTGTGTTCTGCTATATGCTTTTATCTTCCCTAAGTTGCCAATTGTTAAGTACTATCGTTCAAAAGCAGCTTCAGAGGGATCTCTAACAGTCTCTGCTGATCTTGCTGCTGGTGGAATCCAAAATCGCCCAAATCCAAAG TCTGAAGAGGACCCTGCATGTGTTGAGCGATTGAGCACCAAGCAGCTGCTACTGCAGAACATAGACTATGCATTGGACATGTTCTTGATCTATATATTGACTTTGTCCATCTTCCCGGGGTTTTTAGCCGAAGATACTGGTTCACACAGCTTGGGCTCTTG GTATGCACTTGTCTTGATTGCGAGCTACAACGTGTGGGATCTGATCGGAAGATATGTACCTCTGATTGAACAGATCAAGCTGAGATCTCGGAAGGGGCTTCTAGTCGCTGTGGTTTCACGGTTATTGCTCATCCCTGCATTCTACTACACCGCAAAGTATGGCGATCAGGGCTGGATGATCATGCTAACGTCACTTCTGGGTTTGAGCAACGGGTATCTCACCGTGTGCATCCTCACTGAGGCACCCAAAGGGTACAAG GGACCAGAACAAAACGCTTTGGGCAACTTGCTTGTGCTGTGCCTCTTGGGAGGCATCTTCTGCGGGGCCGTCCTCGATTGGGTGTGGCTCATAGGCAAAGGGTGGTGA